From one Dermacentor variabilis isolate Ectoservices chromosome 3, ASM5094787v1, whole genome shotgun sequence genomic stretch:
- the LOC142574661 gene encoding uncharacterized protein LOC142574661, producing MNAVLCLFAALLGSALAVHVPTYGVPVGAGYPYVPAVTTTVHGAPVAAVQAAVHRVVPVTPTVHNVATPFGYRTTGVSYSHRVDAHPLKLRYVYGVAPYGLGYGYGLSPYGYGLSPYGYAPVLKKW from the exons ATGAACGCT GTCCTGTGCCTGTTCGCCGCTCTGCTGGGCAGTGCCCTCGCCGTGCACGTGCCCACGTACGGGGTGCCGGTGGGCGCCGGATACCCCTACGTTCCTGCTGTCACGACGACGGTCCACGGTGCCCCCGTAGCCGCCGTGCAGGCTGCTGTCCACCGCGTGGTGCCGGTCACTCCCACCGTCCACAATGTCGCCACCCCGTTCGGCTACCGCACCACCGGCGTCAGCTACAGCCACAGAGTCGACGCCCACCCGTTGAAACTGCGCTACGTGTACGGAGTCGCGCCGTACGGCCTCGGCTACGGCTATGGTCTGAGCCCCTACGGCTATGGCCTGAGCCCCTATGGCTACGCTCCTGTCCTGAAAAAGTGGTAA